One Edaphobacter flagellatus genomic region harbors:
- a CDS encoding OPT family oligopeptide transporter has product MSTTSNKPTFTPFVPATESRPEFTARALILGALFGILFGAVTVYVGLRAGLTVAASIPISVLSISILRAFGRASILENNIVQTTGNAGQSIASGVIFTLPALIFLGFDLESTRIFALALFGGWLGVLFMIPLRRQLIVEEHGTLTYPEGTACADVLMAGERGGSFASRVFLGLGLGGLYTLFQNENLFGLFPSTPDRSFDMGEQHLLKGGAIRADVTSEYLGVGYIIGMRVAAVMLAGGVFSWLVLMPAIYFFGSHLTTPLYPGTTLIKDMSPSDLWRTYVRPMGAGAVACSGLITLLRTAPTIFAALAEGFRSIGKNKGGARNTTSVPRTEHDLPWSVVIGGSVLLVILLWVFLQFKPVPGAQVGALANFAAALLVVVFGFLFVTVSARIVGIVGSSASPVSGMTIATLMATAAIFLVKGWTAPAFGALAITIGGIVCIAASNAGDTAQDLKTGYLIGATPWKQQLAIMIGVIISVLSIGTTLNAMNKGLESFQRLPKPIAISLSALPDGVQNQGNFTRDRVTLADSSSNHAELTDARSYILLNSIGSSTLADGKYLYNPATQQIEVQWTQGIGSEKAAAPQGRLMATVINGILSRKLPWSLVLLGVALVIMIELLGIRSLTLAVGAYLSIGTTLAIFVGGVMRWMVDRAMAKEGIQQSETESEISSGSLYASGLIAAGGIVGLLGVGVKLYESAMESASKPWMRSLPKTLPRFSDHNPLHHDIVSVIMFCLLAFSLYYFARKPLDQNKD; this is encoded by the coding sequence ATGTCCACAACAAGCAATAAGCCCACCTTCACCCCCTTCGTCCCCGCCACCGAGTCGCGCCCCGAATTCACCGCCCGCGCCCTCATCCTCGGAGCCCTCTTCGGCATCCTCTTCGGAGCCGTTACCGTCTATGTCGGTCTGCGTGCCGGACTCACCGTCGCCGCCAGCATCCCCATCTCGGTGCTCTCCATCTCCATCCTCCGCGCCTTCGGCCGAGCGTCGATCCTCGAGAACAACATTGTCCAGACCACCGGCAACGCAGGCCAGTCCATCGCCTCGGGAGTCATCTTCACCCTTCCCGCGCTCATCTTCCTCGGCTTCGACCTCGAATCCACGCGCATCTTCGCCCTCGCCCTCTTCGGAGGCTGGCTCGGCGTCCTCTTCATGATCCCGCTCCGCCGCCAGCTCATCGTCGAAGAGCACGGCACCCTCACCTACCCTGAAGGCACCGCCTGCGCCGACGTCCTCATGGCAGGCGAACGCGGCGGGAGCTTCGCCTCCCGCGTCTTCCTCGGACTCGGCCTCGGCGGCCTCTACACCCTCTTCCAAAACGAGAACCTCTTCGGCCTCTTCCCCTCCACCCCAGACCGCTCCTTCGACATGGGAGAACAACACCTCCTCAAAGGAGGTGCCATCCGCGCCGACGTCACATCGGAGTACCTCGGCGTCGGCTACATCATCGGCATGCGTGTCGCCGCCGTCATGCTTGCCGGCGGTGTCTTCTCCTGGCTCGTGCTGATGCCGGCCATCTACTTCTTCGGCTCGCACCTCACCACACCGCTCTACCCCGGCACCACGCTCATCAAGGACATGTCGCCCTCCGACCTCTGGCGTACTTACGTCCGGCCCATGGGCGCAGGAGCCGTAGCCTGCAGCGGCCTCATCACCCTCCTCCGCACCGCGCCGACCATCTTCGCTGCGCTCGCCGAAGGCTTCCGCTCCATCGGTAAAAACAAAGGTGGCGCTCGCAATACCACCAGCGTCCCCCGCACGGAGCACGACTTGCCCTGGTCGGTCGTCATCGGCGGCTCCGTTCTCCTTGTCATCCTGCTCTGGGTCTTCCTCCAGTTCAAGCCCGTGCCCGGCGCGCAGGTCGGAGCCCTCGCCAATTTCGCAGCCGCGCTCCTCGTCGTCGTCTTCGGCTTCCTCTTCGTCACCGTCTCGGCACGCATCGTCGGCATCGTCGGCTCGTCAGCCTCACCCGTCTCCGGCATGACCATCGCCACCCTCATGGCCACCGCCGCCATCTTCCTCGTCAAAGGCTGGACAGCCCCTGCCTTCGGCGCTCTCGCCATCACCATCGGCGGCATCGTCTGCATCGCGGCCTCCAATGCCGGAGACACCGCGCAGGACCTCAAGACCGGCTACCTCATCGGAGCCACGCCCTGGAAGCAGCAGCTCGCCATCATGATCGGCGTCATCATCTCCGTACTCTCCATCGGCACCACACTCAACGCGATGAACAAAGGCCTCGAAAGCTTCCAGCGCCTGCCCAAGCCCATCGCCATCTCGCTCTCCGCTCTTCCCGACGGCGTGCAGAATCAGGGCAACTTCACCCGCGACCGCGTCACACTCGCCGACTCCTCATCCAACCACGCTGAACTGACTGACGCCCGCAGCTACATTCTGCTGAACAGCATCGGCTCCTCCACTCTCGCCGACGGCAAGTATCTCTACAATCCAGCAACGCAGCAGATCGAAGTCCAGTGGACGCAGGGCATCGGCAGCGAAAAAGCAGCCGCGCCGCAAGGACGTCTGATGGCCACCGTCATCAACGGCATCCTTAGCCGCAAACTGCCCTGGTCGCTCGTCCTCCTCGGAGTCGCGCTCGTCATCATGATCGAGCTATTGGGAATCAGAAGCCTCACTCTGGCCGTAGGAGCCTACCTCTCCATCGGCACTACGCTCGCCATCTTCGTCGGCGGCGTCATGCGCTGGATGGTCGACCGCGCCATGGCCAAAGAAGGCATCCAACAGTCCGAGACCGAATCCGAAATCTCCTCCGGCTCGCTCTACGCCTCAGGACTCATTGCCGCCGGAGGCATCGTCGGCCTGCTCGGCGTCGGCGTCAAACTCTACGAATCAGCCATGGAGAGCGCCTCGAAACCCTGGATGCGGAGTCTGCCCAAAACACTCCCGCGCTTCAGCGACCACAACCCGCTCCATCACGACATCGTCTCGGTCATCATGTTCTGCCTGCTGGCCTTCTCGCTCTACTACTTCGCACGCAAACCGCTCGACCAGAACAAGGACTAA
- a CDS encoding HNH endonuclease has protein sequence MQSGKMRKQGLTGKRHAGHLPGHAMRVAAAEDPRAGVFRQPVMQTPVLVLNASYEPINICGARRALVLVLKGVARTEEEQGQQLHAARMQVAMPSVIRLLEYRRIPHQTRALSRKNILLRDRNCCQYCETVLTAAELTLDHVIPRSRGGTSTWENLVACCHSCNRRKGNAMLHELTDMKLKREPRPFSLHTSRHIMRMIGSADAAWRKYLYFEHNESAA, from the coding sequence ATGCAATCGGGCAAGATGCGGAAGCAAGGACTAACTGGAAAGCGGCATGCGGGGCACCTGCCGGGGCACGCGATGAGAGTGGCTGCGGCTGAAGATCCGCGGGCCGGGGTCTTTCGGCAGCCGGTGATGCAGACGCCGGTGCTGGTGCTGAACGCATCGTACGAGCCGATCAATATCTGCGGGGCGAGGCGAGCGTTGGTCCTGGTGCTGAAGGGTGTGGCGCGCACGGAAGAGGAGCAGGGGCAGCAGCTGCATGCGGCACGGATGCAGGTGGCGATGCCCAGCGTGATCCGGCTGCTGGAGTATCGCAGGATTCCACACCAGACGCGCGCGCTTTCGAGGAAGAACATTCTGCTGCGCGATCGCAACTGTTGCCAGTACTGCGAGACGGTGCTGACGGCGGCGGAGCTGACGCTGGATCATGTGATTCCGCGCTCGCGTGGCGGTACATCGACGTGGGAGAACCTGGTGGCGTGCTGCCATTCGTGCAATCGCAGGAAGGGGAATGCGATGTTGCACGAGCTGACGGATATGAAGCTGAAGCGCGAGCCGAGGCCGTTTTCGCTACACACATCACGGCACATTATGAGGATGATTGGCAGTGCGGACGCGGCTTGGCGCAAGTACTTGTACTTCGAACATAACGAGTCGGCGGCTTGA
- a CDS encoding DUF2059 domain-containing protein, with protein sequence MKRIAFTLLLALALPAAAHADDASKRAKAEELVRITKMDQLMDKVMGQMSDRMKAMTAQQTAQIQATPEQQKLIDDFQAKVQQIIQGAISWDKLKPVILQVYSETYTDDELDGIISFYHSPAGQALIAKSPELMTRTMDLMQKQMVTIQPQIQQAAEDFGRKMKATGPAPSSSTAPNSSQKP encoded by the coding sequence ATGAAACGCATCGCCTTCACACTTCTCCTCGCGCTCGCCCTTCCCGCCGCCGCACACGCCGACGACGCTTCCAAACGCGCCAAGGCCGAAGAGCTGGTCCGCATCACCAAGATGGATCAACTCATGGACAAGGTGATGGGTCAGATGTCGGACCGCATGAAGGCCATGACCGCCCAGCAGACCGCGCAGATCCAGGCCACGCCCGAGCAGCAGAAGCTCATCGACGACTTCCAGGCCAAGGTCCAGCAGATCATTCAGGGCGCCATCTCGTGGGACAAGCTCAAGCCCGTCATCCTCCAGGTCTATAGCGAAACCTACACCGACGACGAGCTCGACGGCATCATCAGCTTTTACCACTCACCCGCCGGCCAAGCCCTCATCGCAAAATCGCCTGAACTCATGACGCGGACGATGGACCTGATGCAGAAGCAGATGGTCACCATACAACCGCAGATCCAGCAGGCCGCCGAAGACTTCGGCCGCAAGATGAAAGCCACTGGGCCCGCACCCTCGTCATCCACCGCGCCGAACTCATCCCAAAAACCCTAG
- a CDS encoding ComF family protein yields the protein MLKSPGQIVRSVFDDLITTFFPGDCRACGGPLLKAGTSPLCNECVRELREQSATLCVRCGEALDVDGLHYERQFGAEALLCSPCRMTPPEFERAAAWGLYEDGMRELIHLLKYEGVEGAAKPLGQLLARVMVSLAEGGMPRDLAVIAVPLFPAKQRLRGYNQSARIVDEVSEELRRAGGWTLRAAHGALRRIRDTESQFGLTASGRRRNLRGAFVVADPAAVAGREVLLVDDIYTTGATARECARVLRQAGAAKVWVATVARAQREMVARWGAEAEASAMHWEQ from the coding sequence GTGCTGAAGAGTCCGGGGCAAATCGTACGATCCGTTTTCGATGATCTGATAACAACTTTCTTTCCTGGCGATTGCAGGGCCTGTGGGGGGCCGCTGCTGAAAGCCGGAACCTCTCCGTTATGCAATGAATGTGTTCGTGAGCTGCGTGAGCAGTCGGCGACGCTGTGCGTTCGCTGCGGCGAGGCGCTGGATGTGGATGGGCTGCACTACGAGCGGCAGTTTGGGGCGGAAGCGTTGTTGTGCTCGCCGTGTCGGATGACGCCTCCGGAGTTTGAGCGCGCTGCGGCGTGGGGCTTATACGAGGACGGGATGCGCGAGCTGATCCACCTGCTGAAGTACGAAGGGGTGGAAGGCGCTGCGAAGCCGCTGGGACAGTTGCTGGCCCGTGTGATGGTGTCGCTGGCCGAGGGAGGCATGCCACGCGATCTTGCAGTGATTGCCGTGCCTCTGTTTCCGGCGAAGCAGAGGCTGCGTGGTTATAACCAGTCAGCGCGGATTGTGGATGAGGTGTCGGAGGAGCTTCGTCGAGCAGGCGGGTGGACGCTGCGGGCAGCGCATGGTGCTCTGCGCCGCATACGCGATACAGAGAGCCAGTTTGGGCTGACGGCGAGCGGGCGGCGGAGAAATCTGCGCGGAGCGTTTGTGGTGGCCGATCCGGCGGCTGTGGCGGGGCGCGAGGTCCTGCTGGTGGATGACATTTACACGACTGGGGCAACGGCGCGGGAGTGTGCTCGCGTGTTGCGGCAGGCTGGAGCGGCGAAGGTGTGGGTGGCAACCGTGGCTCGCGCGCAGCGAGAGATGGTGGCGCGATGGGGGGCGGAGGCTGAGGCCTCCGCGATGCATTGGGAGCAATAA